Proteins encoded together in one Kitasatospora albolonga window:
- a CDS encoding ATP-binding protein, with protein MAFGRSSRRSQRPVEPVTLKILVAGGFGVGKTTAVGAVSEIRPLRTEERLSEAGRPVDDLEGVEGKTTTTVAMDFGRITLREDLVLYLFGTPGQDRFWFLWDELAQGALGAVVLADTRRLEDCFAAVDYFERRRIPFTVAVNCFEGAGRFPAETVRAALDLDPEVPVLLCDARDRSSVRDVLVAVVEHALERAARDRQPVAT; from the coding sequence ATGGCCTTCGGGCGCTCTAGCCGCCGCTCCCAGCGGCCCGTCGAGCCCGTCACTCTGAAGATCCTGGTGGCGGGAGGGTTCGGCGTCGGCAAGACGACCGCGGTCGGCGCGGTCAGCGAGATCAGACCGCTGCGCACGGAGGAACGCCTCAGCGAGGCGGGCCGCCCGGTGGACGATCTGGAGGGGGTCGAGGGGAAGACCACCACCACGGTCGCCATGGACTTCGGCCGGATCACGCTCCGGGAGGACCTCGTCCTCTACCTCTTCGGCACGCCGGGCCAGGACCGCTTCTGGTTCCTCTGGGACGAGCTGGCCCAGGGCGCCCTGGGCGCGGTCGTCCTCGCCGACACCCGGCGCCTGGAGGACTGCTTCGCCGCGGTGGACTACTTCGAGCGCCGGCGCATCCCGTTCACCGTGGCCGTCAACTGCTTCGAGGGGGCGGGCCGGTTCCCCGCCGAAACGGTACGGGCCGCACTCGATCTCGACCCCGAGGTCCCGGTGCTGCTGTGCGACGCGCGGGACCGCTCCTCGGTGCGTGACGTTCTGGTCGCGGTGGTCGAACACGCCCTGGAGCGCGCGGCCCGGGACCGCCAGCCCGTCGCCACCTGA
- a CDS encoding dynein regulation protein LC7 gives MTAPNAAAPNPARHGSGELNWLLDELVQRVASIRKALVLSSDGLATGTSQDLTREDSEHLAAVASGFHSLAKGVGRHFDAGQVRQTIVELDEAFLFVTAAGDGSCLAVLADADSDVGQVAYEMTLMVKRVGAHLANAPRTTGLPAGG, from the coding sequence ATGACCGCACCGAACGCCGCAGCACCCAACCCCGCACGCCACGGCTCGGGCGAACTGAACTGGCTGCTCGACGAACTCGTCCAGCGCGTCGCCAGCATCCGCAAGGCGCTGGTGCTCTCCAGCGACGGGCTCGCCACCGGCACCTCGCAGGACCTGACCCGGGAGGACAGCGAGCATCTGGCCGCCGTCGCCTCCGGGTTCCACAGCCTCGCCAAGGGCGTGGGACGCCACTTCGACGCGGGGCAGGTACGCCAGACCATCGTCGAACTCGACGAGGCGTTCCTCTTCGTCACCGCGGCGGGGGACGGCAGCTGTCTCGCCGTCCTGGCCGATGCCGACTCCGACGTGGGCCAGGTGGCGTACGAGATGACGCTCATGGTCAAGCGCGTGGGGGCTCATCTGGCCAACGCCCCGCGGACGACCGGTCTGCCCGCCGGAGGGTGA
- a CDS encoding histidine kinase — MRFRGKSIRRKIVALLLVPLVSLTGLWVLATYVTGRQASELMTAGSIVEKVGGPLEETVRAVQAERRQTLVYLADPRASDALPVLLRQRADTDRVVAEVRDSARRNDVREELTPEARTRLDAILSAVDGLGSLRESVERRTIGRAKALDFYNGLVDPAYRFLNGLHTTGNGSVDRQMRALAGVSRAREMLSREDALVASGLIAGRFTTAELRQISGLVAQRELLYEVSLENLPATERRRVEQFWSSPDAEPLRTAEDTLIAAGPTERPGAVDTERWQEAALPVLDRLAHESTEMRDRFQDRAEPVGYRVLAQAGAAGVLGFLALVVSIFVSVRIGRELVRDLSRLRKDAHEVSGVRLPSVMRRLAAGEQVDVETEAPHLTYERDEIGQVGQALNTLQRAAVEAAVKQADMRRGVSEVFVNLARRNQVLLHRQLTLLDTMERRTENSDELADLFRLDHLTTRMRRHAEGLVILSGAAPSRQWRKPIQLMDVVRAAVAEVEDYERIEVRRLPRIGVGGPAVADLTHLIAELLENATVFSPPHTAVQVHGERVSNGFTLEIHDRGLGMPPEVLLDANLRLAETPDFELSDTDRLGLFVVSRLAQRQNVRVSLQKSPYGGTTAVVFIPAALLTEAPDTHGTGFRLDRRAERAIGSGRTNGDAPGTGGGRDSAAEGGDRRAGGRSTVLSPVPTGLTGPAVLDGPVELEAPVGPLDLVDDPLDRTPDPALDPALGPVLDGVSDLEDTESERGGIFRARDLRRDDDHDDALGARRDDDLSARRDDDLGARRDDARGLRSEDAVKLRRGDAGNARRAAGREQHQQARDHGDGPTAAVRPMRPAGPVPLPRRTPPTLVTDRGRRVDDQDPGAADRSATAPRTPTGPVAHKEPPRSPRGAGAPDASRATHVTHTPDAPRSPGASQITPTTPWAARAALRTPTPLGSTEPRNGSTEAPRGSTEAPRGSTEPPHGTTKPSHDTTEPPRTPEPPRIPEARRGTTPAPDGPAAPDTVGGLPRRVRQASLAPQLREDSADRTPHRAPVDTADDVERDADEVRNRMASLQRGWQRGRRQNAEHAENTDDTAGSEGTAPGTTPGGDGR; from the coding sequence ATGCGCTTTCGCGGGAAGTCCATCCGCAGGAAGATCGTGGCGTTGCTGCTGGTGCCGCTCGTCTCCCTCACGGGCCTGTGGGTCCTCGCCACCTATGTCACCGGCCGTCAGGCGAGCGAACTGATGACCGCCGGCAGCATCGTGGAGAAGGTCGGCGGACCGCTGGAGGAGACCGTCCGGGCCGTCCAGGCGGAACGTCGGCAGACCCTGGTCTATCTGGCGGACCCCCGCGCCTCCGACGCCCTGCCCGTCCTGCTGCGCCAGCGCGCCGACACCGACCGGGTGGTGGCCGAGGTCAGGGACAGCGCCCGGCGGAACGACGTCCGCGAGGAGCTGACCCCCGAGGCCCGCACCCGTCTCGACGCGATCCTGAGCGCCGTCGACGGCCTGGGCTCCCTGCGCGAATCGGTCGAGAGGCGCACCATCGGCCGGGCGAAGGCCCTGGACTTCTACAACGGCCTCGTCGACCCCGCGTACCGCTTCCTCAACGGTCTCCACACGACCGGGAACGGGTCGGTGGACCGGCAGATGCGGGCCCTGGCCGGGGTGTCCCGCGCCCGGGAGATGCTCTCCCGCGAGGACGCGCTGGTCGCTTCGGGGCTCATCGCGGGCCGCTTCACCACCGCCGAACTCCGTCAGATATCCGGCCTGGTGGCCCAGCGCGAACTGCTCTACGAGGTCAGCCTCGAGAACCTCCCCGCCACCGAACGCCGACGCGTCGAGCAGTTCTGGAGCAGCCCGGACGCCGAACCGCTGCGCACCGCCGAGGACACCCTGATCGCCGCCGGGCCCACCGAGCGCCCGGGCGCCGTCGACACCGAGCGGTGGCAGGAGGCGGCCCTGCCCGTCCTCGACCGGCTGGCACACGAATCCACGGAGATGCGCGACCGCTTCCAGGACCGCGCCGAACCGGTCGGGTACCGGGTCCTCGCGCAGGCCGGTGCCGCCGGAGTCCTCGGCTTCCTGGCCCTGGTCGTCTCGATCTTCGTCTCCGTACGGATCGGCCGCGAACTCGTCCGTGACCTCTCCCGGCTCCGCAAGGACGCCCACGAGGTCTCCGGCGTCCGGCTGCCGAGCGTGATGCGCCGACTGGCCGCGGGCGAACAGGTCGACGTCGAGACCGAGGCCCCGCACCTCACCTACGAGCGCGACGAGATCGGCCAGGTCGGCCAGGCGCTCAACACCCTCCAGCGGGCCGCCGTCGAGGCCGCGGTCAAGCAGGCGGACATGCGGCGCGGCGTCTCCGAGGTCTTCGTCAACCTCGCCCGCCGCAACCAGGTCCTCCTGCACCGCCAGCTGACCCTGCTCGACACCATGGAGCGCCGCACCGAGAACAGTGACGAGCTCGCCGACCTGTTCCGCCTGGACCACCTCACCACCCGTATGCGCCGCCACGCCGAGGGGCTCGTGATCCTCTCCGGCGCCGCCCCCTCCCGCCAGTGGCGCAAGCCCATCCAGCTCATGGACGTGGTGCGGGCGGCCGTCGCCGAGGTCGAGGACTACGAACGCATCGAGGTCCGGCGGCTGCCCCGGATCGGGGTGGGCGGCCCCGCCGTCGCCGACCTCACCCACCTCATCGCCGAACTCCTGGAGAACGCCACCGTCTTCTCGCCCCCGCACACGGCGGTCCAGGTGCACGGCGAACGCGTCTCCAACGGCTTCACCCTCGAAATCCACGACCGGGGCCTCGGCATGCCCCCCGAGGTCCTGCTCGACGCCAACCTGAGGCTCGCCGAGACCCCCGACTTCGAGCTCTCCGACACCGACCGCCTCGGCCTCTTCGTGGTCAGCCGCCTCGCCCAGCGGCAGAACGTCCGGGTCTCCCTCCAGAAATCGCCGTACGGAGGCACGACGGCGGTCGTGTTCATCCCGGCCGCCCTCCTCACCGAGGCCCCCGACACCCACGGCACCGGATTCCGCCTCGACCGCCGTGCGGAGCGGGCGATCGGCAGCGGCCGTACCAACGGCGACGCGCCGGGCACCGGGGGCGGCCGGGACTCCGCGGCCGAGGGCGGCGACCGCAGGGCCGGTGGCCGCTCCACCGTCCTCTCCCCGGTCCCCACCGGGCTCACCGGACCGGCCGTCCTCGACGGCCCGGTCGAGCTGGAGGCCCCGGTCGGCCCGCTGGACCTCGTGGACGACCCGCTGGACCGCACCCCGGACCCGGCACTGGACCCGGCCCTGGGGCCCGTGCTCGACGGAGTCTCCGACCTGGAGGACACCGAGAGCGAACGCGGCGGCATCTTCCGCGCCCGTGACCTGCGCCGCGACGACGACCACGACGACGCCCTGGGCGCGCGCCGCGACGACGACCTGAGCGCCCGCCGGGACGACGACCTGGGTGCGCGCCGCGACGACGCCCGGGGCCTCCGCAGCGAGGACGCCGTCAAGCTGCGCCGCGGTGACGCCGGGAACGCGCGCCGCGCCGCAGGCCGCGAACAGCACCAGCAGGCCCGCGACCACGGCGACGGCCCCACGGCCGCCGTCCGTCCGATGCGCCCCGCCGGACCGGTCCCGCTGCCGCGCCGCACCCCGCCGACCCTGGTCACCGACCGGGGCCGCCGCGTGGACGACCAGGACCCGGGGGCGGCCGACCGGTCCGCGACCGCTCCCCGCACCCCGACCGGCCCGGTCGCGCACAAGGAACCCCCGCGATCGCCCCGGGGCGCCGGAGCCCCGGACGCATCCCGCGCCACCCACGTAACGCACACCCCCGACGCACCACGGTCCCCGGGCGCATCACAGATCACCCCCACCACCCCCTGGGCCGCCCGCGCCGCACTCCGCACCCCCACGCCACTCGGCAGCACGGAACCACGGAACGGCAGCACGGAAGCCCCGCGTGGCAGTACGGAAGCCCCGCGTGGCAGTACGGAACCCCCGCACGGCACCACGAAGCCCTCGCACGACACCACAGAACCCCCGCGCACCCCCGAACCACCCCGCATCCCCGAGGCCCGGCGCGGCACCACCCCCGCGCCGGACGGCCCGGCCGCCCCCGACACCGTGGGCGGCCTGCCCCGGCGGGTCCGGCAGGCCAGCCTCGCCCCCCAGCTCCGTGAGGACTCCGCAGACCGGACTCCGCACCGGGCGCCCGTGGACACGGCCGACGACGTCGAGCGTGACGCGGACGAAGTACGCAACCGTATGGCCTCACTCCAACGCGGCTGGCAGCGCGGTCGTCGGCAGAACGCCGAACACGCCGAGAACACCGACGACACGGCCGGCTCCGAGGGAACAGCACCAGGAACCACTCCGGGAGGGGACGGTCGATGA
- a CDS encoding 5-oxoprolinase, with amino-acid sequence MTGRWEFWIDRGGTFTDVVGRRPDGRLVTRKLLSHDPDRYDDAAVAGIRLLLGLGDGEPVPADRVAAVRMGTTVATNALLERRGEPTVLLITEGFRDALRIAYQNRPRLFDRHILLPEAVHERVIEVPERIDAEGRTVRPLELDAVRERLRAAHADGLRSAAVVLMHGYRHPAHERAVAEAAREAGFTQVSTSHEVSPLIRLVPRGDTTVVDAYLSPVLRRYVDEVAARLEGIRLLFMQSNGGLREAAAFRGKDAVLSGPAGGVVGMARTSRQAGHDRVIGFDMGGTSTDVSHYAGEFERELGTQVAGVRMRAPMMSIHTVAAGGGSLLHFDGRRYRVGPDSAGAEPGPACYRRGGPLTVTDANVMLGRVQPAHFPAVFGPDGDQPLDADAVRERFAALADEIGRATGQRPTEADVAAGFLEIAVLNMANAVKKISVQRGHDITRYALTGFGGAGGQHVCAVADALSIDTVLIPPLAGVLSAYGIGLADATAMREQSVEAELDETVRERAERLCAELADRTRDALRADGVPDSAISTRARVLLRYAGTDAALGVEPDSVAAMGEEFAAAHRTRFGFTMDKPVVVETVSVEATGTTGEHRTSPPDPEPREGPLRPRATVTLYAGGRERQAPLHRREDLRPTDTVTGPAVIAEDDATTVVDPGWQAAGSATGHLVLTRATPRPDRTAVGTRVDPVMLEVFNSLFMSIAEQMGVRLENTAHSVNIKERLDFSCALFDAEGNLIANAPHIPVHLGSMRESIKEVLRRNEGTLRPGDVYAVNDPYHGGTHLPDVTVVTPVFDGGKLQFLVASRGHHAEIGGTTPGSMPAFSRTVHEEGVLFDNWLLVRDGCLREAETRELLTRTPYPSRSPDTNLADLRAQIAANEKGIEELRRMTGQFGADVVHAYMGHVQDNAEESVRRIVAGLKDGSFRYEADGGAVIQVTLTVDRDARSAVIDFTGTSPQQPGNTNAPRSVVTAAVLYVFRTLVGEDIPLNSGCLKPLDVRIPPGSMLDPAYPAATVAGNVETSQAVTGALYGALGGQAEGSGTMNNLTFGNDRVQYYETVASGSGAGDGFDGTDAVQTHMTNSRLTDPEILEWRLPVLLEGFAVRDGSGGAGRWHGGRGVERRLRFLEPVTVALLSGHRRIPPYGAGGGEPGELGEQYIERAGGGVDRLEGCDTAELEAGDVLVVRTPGGGGYGQARA; translated from the coding sequence ATGACCGGACGCTGGGAGTTCTGGATCGACCGGGGCGGCACCTTCACCGACGTGGTCGGCCGCCGCCCCGACGGCCGGCTGGTCACCCGCAAACTGCTCTCCCACGACCCGGACCGCTACGACGACGCCGCCGTGGCCGGAATCCGGCTGCTCCTCGGCCTCGGCGACGGCGAGCCCGTGCCCGCCGACCGGGTCGCCGCCGTCCGCATGGGCACCACCGTCGCCACCAACGCCCTGCTGGAGCGGCGGGGAGAGCCGACGGTCCTGCTCATCACCGAGGGCTTCCGGGACGCGCTGCGCATCGCGTACCAGAACCGGCCCCGCCTCTTCGACCGGCACATCCTCCTCCCGGAGGCCGTCCACGAGCGCGTGATCGAGGTCCCCGAACGGATCGACGCCGAAGGCCGCACCGTACGGCCCCTCGAACTCGACGCCGTACGCGAGCGGTTGCGGGCCGCCCACGCCGACGGGCTGCGCAGCGCCGCCGTCGTCCTGATGCACGGCTACCGCCACCCCGCCCATGAGCGGGCCGTCGCCGAAGCGGCCCGGGAGGCCGGGTTCACCCAGGTCAGCACCTCCCACGAGGTCAGCCCGCTCATCCGGCTCGTGCCCCGGGGCGACACCACCGTCGTCGACGCCTACCTCTCACCCGTGCTGCGCCGGTACGTCGACGAGGTCGCCGCCCGCCTCGAAGGCATCCGGCTGCTGTTCATGCAGTCCAACGGCGGACTGCGCGAAGCCGCCGCGTTCCGGGGCAAGGACGCCGTCCTCTCCGGCCCGGCCGGGGGAGTCGTCGGCATGGCCCGCACCTCGCGGCAGGCCGGACACGACCGGGTCATCGGCTTCGACATGGGCGGCACCTCCACCGACGTGTCCCACTACGCCGGGGAGTTCGAACGGGAGCTGGGCACCCAGGTCGCCGGGGTACGGATGCGCGCCCCGATGATGAGCATCCACACCGTCGCGGCGGGCGGCGGCTCCCTGCTCCACTTCGACGGCCGCCGCTACCGGGTGGGCCCCGACTCCGCGGGCGCCGAACCGGGCCCCGCCTGCTACCGCCGGGGCGGCCCCCTCACCGTCACCGACGCCAACGTCATGCTCGGCCGCGTCCAGCCCGCCCACTTCCCCGCCGTCTTCGGCCCCGACGGAGACCAGCCGCTCGACGCCGACGCCGTACGGGAACGGTTCGCGGCCCTCGCCGACGAGATCGGGCGCGCCACCGGGCAGAGGCCCACCGAGGCCGACGTGGCGGCGGGCTTCCTGGAGATCGCCGTCCTCAACATGGCCAACGCCGTCAAGAAGATCTCCGTGCAGCGCGGCCACGACATCACCCGCTACGCCCTCACCGGCTTCGGCGGCGCGGGCGGCCAGCACGTCTGCGCCGTCGCCGACGCCCTGTCCATCGACACCGTCCTGATCCCGCCGCTCGCCGGGGTGCTCTCCGCGTACGGCATCGGCCTGGCCGACGCCACCGCGATGCGCGAACAGTCCGTGGAGGCCGAGCTCGACGAGACCGTACGGGAACGGGCCGAGCGGCTCTGCGCCGAGCTGGCCGACCGCACCCGGGACGCCCTGCGCGCCGACGGAGTGCCCGATTCCGCGATCAGCACCCGCGCCCGGGTCCTGCTGCGGTACGCGGGGACGGACGCGGCGCTCGGCGTGGAACCGGACTCCGTGGCCGCGATGGGCGAGGAGTTCGCCGCCGCCCACCGCACCCGGTTCGGCTTCACCATGGACAAGCCGGTCGTGGTCGAGACCGTCTCCGTCGAGGCCACGGGCACGACCGGGGAACACCGTACGAGCCCTCCGGACCCCGAACCCCGCGAGGGCCCCCTCCGGCCCCGCGCCACCGTCACCCTGTACGCCGGGGGGCGGGAGCGGCAGGCCCCCCTCCACCGGCGCGAGGACCTCCGCCCCACCGACACCGTCACCGGGCCCGCCGTCATCGCCGAGGACGACGCCACCACCGTCGTCGACCCCGGCTGGCAGGCGGCGGGCAGCGCCACCGGCCACCTGGTGCTCACCCGCGCCACGCCCCGGCCGGACCGGACGGCCGTCGGCACCCGGGTGGACCCGGTGATGCTGGAGGTCTTCAACAGCCTCTTCATGTCGATCGCCGAGCAGATGGGCGTCCGCCTGGAGAACACCGCCCACTCCGTCAACATCAAGGAGCGCCTCGACTTCTCCTGCGCCCTCTTCGACGCCGAGGGCAACCTGATCGCCAACGCCCCGCACATCCCGGTGCACCTCGGCTCCATGAGGGAGTCCATCAAGGAGGTGCTCCGGCGCAACGAGGGCACCCTGCGCCCCGGGGACGTGTACGCCGTCAACGACCCGTACCACGGGGGCACCCACCTCCCCGACGTCACCGTGGTGACGCCCGTGTTCGACGGGGGGAAGCTCCAGTTCCTCGTCGCCTCGCGCGGCCACCACGCCGAGATCGGCGGCACCACCCCCGGCTCCATGCCCGCCTTCAGCCGGACGGTCCACGAGGAGGGCGTCCTCTTCGACAACTGGCTCCTGGTCCGCGACGGCTGCCTCCGGGAGGCCGAGACCCGCGAACTGCTCACCCGCACCCCGTACCCCTCCCGCTCCCCGGACACCAACCTCGCCGACCTCCGCGCCCAGATCGCCGCCAACGAGAAGGGCATCGAGGAACTCCGCCGCATGACCGGCCAGTTCGGGGCCGACGTCGTGCATGCCTATATGGGCCACGTCCAGGACAACGCGGAGGAGTCCGTACGCCGGATCGTCGCCGGGCTCAAGGACGGCAGCTTCCGGTACGAGGCCGACGGCGGGGCCGTGATCCAGGTGACCCTGACCGTGGACCGGGACGCCCGCAGCGCGGTGATCGACTTCACCGGGACCTCCCCGCAGCAGCCCGGCAACACCAACGCGCCCCGCTCGGTGGTGACGGCCGCCGTCCTGTACGTCTTCCGCACGCTCGTGGGGGAGGACATCCCGCTCAACAGCGGCTGTCTGAAACCGCTGGACGTGCGGATTCCGCCCGGCTCGATGCTCGACCCCGCCTACCCGGCGGCGACCGTGGCGGGCAACGTGGAGACCTCCCAGGCCGTCACCGGGGCCCTCTACGGAGCGCTCGGCGGCCAGGCCGAGGGGTCGGGCACCATGAACAACCTCACCTTCGGCAACGACCGCGTCCAGTACTACGAGACGGTCGCCAGCGGCTCCGGGGCGGGCGACGGCTTCGACGGCACCGACGCCGTACAGACCCATATGACCAACTCCCGGCTCACCGACCCCGAGATCCTGGAATGGCGGCTGCCCGTGCTCCTGGAGGGCTTCGCGGTCCGGGACGGCAGCGGGGGCGCGGGTCGGTGGCACGGCGGCCGGGGCGTGGAGCGGCGGCTGCGCTTCCTGGAGCCGGTCACGGTGGCGCTGCTCTCCGGGCACCGCCGTATCCCTCCGTACGGGGCCGGGGGCGGGGAGCCGGGGGAGCTCGGGGAGCAGTACATCGAGCGGGCGGGCGGCGGCGTCGACCGGCTGGAGGGATGCGACACCGCCGAACTGGAGGCCGGTGACGTGCTGGTGGTGCGGACGCCGGGCGGCGGGGGGTACGGGCAGGCGCGAGCGTGA